One window from the genome of Ammospiza nelsoni isolate bAmmNel1 chromosome 16, bAmmNel1.pri, whole genome shotgun sequence encodes:
- the LMAN2 gene encoding vesicular integral-membrane protein VIP36 produces the protein MAAGAGGLVAAVALLLTLAGPRPVPAELTDGNSEHLKREHSLMKPYQGAGSAAMPLWDFTGSTMVTSQYVRLTPDERSREGSIWNRVPCFLKDWELHVHFKIHGAGKKNLHGDGLALWYTQERLTPGPVFGSKDNFHGLAIFLDTYPNDEATERVFPYISAMVNNGSLSYDHSKDGRWTELAGCSADLRNQNHDTFLAVRYSRGRLTVMTDVEDKNEWKNCIDIAGVQLPTGYFFGASAGTGDLSDNHDIISMKLFQLMVEHPVEDEAVDWTKIEPRVSLLKSPKDNVDDPTGNFRSGPLTGWKVFLLLLCALLGIIVCAVVGAVVFQKRQERNKRFY, from the exons ATGGCGGCGGGTGCGGGCGGGTTGGTGGCGGCGGTCGCGCTGCTGTTGACCCTGGCCGGGCCGCGCCCGGTGCCCGCCGAGCTCACGGATGGCAACAGCGAGCACCTGAAGCGGGAGCACTCTCTGATGAAGCCGTACCAGG GCGCGGGCTCCGCCGCCATGCCGCTGTGGGACTTCACGGGCAGCACCATGGTCACCAGCCAGTACGTGCGCCTCACGCCCGACGAGCGCAGTCGGGAGGGCTCCATCTGGAACCGCGTG ccctgcttccTCAAGGACTGGGAGCTCCACGTGCACTTCAAGATCCACGGAGCCGGCAAGAAGAACCTGCACGGGGACGGGCTGGCGCTGTGGTACACGCAGGAGCGCCTCACGCCAG GTCCTGTCTTTGGCAGCAAGGACAACTTCCATGGGCTGGCTATTTTCCTTGATACCTATCCCAACGATGAGGCCACGGAG CGTGTGTTCCCCTACATCTCAGCCATGGTCAACAACGGCTCCCTGAGCTACGACCACAGCAAGGACGGGCGCTGGACGGAGCTGGCCGGCTGCTCGGCCGACCTGCGCAACCAGAACCACGACACCTTCCTGGCCGTGCGCTACTCCCGCGGCCGCCTCACG GTGATGACTGATGTGGAAGACAAGAATGAATGGAAGAACTGCATCGACATCGCAGGGGTGCAGCTGCCAACCGGGTACTTCTTTGGTGCTTCTGCTGGCACTGGAGATCTCTCTG ACAATCACGACATCATCTCGATGAAGCTGTTCCAGCTCATGGTGGAGCACCCTGTGGAAGATGAGGCCGTTGACTGGACCAAGATCGAGCCGAGGGTCAGCCTCCTGAAATCTCCCAAAG ACAACGTGGATGACCCGACGGGGAATTTCCGGAGCGGGCCGCTGACGGgctggaaggtgttcctgctcctgctctgtgccctgctgggcatCATCGTCTGCGCCGTGGTGGGAGCCGTGGTCTTCCAGAAACGCCAGGAGCGGAACAAGCGTTTCTACTAG